The proteins below are encoded in one region of Amycolatopsis acidiphila:
- a CDS encoding SAM-dependent methyltransferase: protein MSTIGESSRKVRTQATAAGVYEWFLGGRYSQEADANAAIASQRTFPLLSRTMRYNRQFLQRVVRHLVGEGVRQFLDLGSGYPSSGNVHEVAQELAPGARVVYVDYEPDTVEVSRSILAANPDATCVLGDVRSPGEVLANPEVRELLDFDEPIGLLMIAVLHFLPDTDAITRLVRRYSDALAPGSYLAISHGLVASGRVREIQSEATKVYNHTVSENGYTRSLAEIEQLFGGMAMVPPGVVLATDWHPDDPDHHHDDEDEASAILAGGVGRVERRLTKGSGAS, encoded by the coding sequence ATGTCCACCATCGGCGAAAGCTCCCGCAAGGTCCGCACCCAGGCCACCGCGGCCGGGGTGTACGAGTGGTTCCTCGGCGGCCGGTACAGCCAGGAGGCCGACGCGAACGCGGCGATCGCGAGCCAGCGGACCTTCCCGCTGCTGTCGCGGACGATGCGGTACAACCGGCAGTTCCTGCAGCGGGTGGTGCGCCACCTCGTCGGCGAAGGGGTCCGGCAGTTCCTCGACCTGGGCTCGGGGTATCCCAGCTCGGGGAACGTGCACGAGGTGGCACAGGAGCTCGCGCCCGGCGCACGGGTGGTGTACGTCGACTACGAGCCGGACACCGTCGAGGTCAGCCGCTCGATCCTCGCCGCCAACCCCGACGCCACCTGCGTCCTGGGCGATGTCCGGAGTCCCGGTGAGGTGCTCGCGAACCCGGAGGTGCGGGAGCTGCTTGACTTCGACGAGCCGATCGGGCTGCTGATGATCGCGGTCCTGCACTTCCTGCCGGACACCGACGCGATCACGCGGCTCGTGCGCCGGTACTCCGACGCCCTCGCGCCGGGCAGCTACCTCGCGATCAGCCATGGCCTGGTCGCTTCGGGCCGGGTGCGCGAGATCCAGTCGGAGGCCACGAAGGTGTACAACCACACGGTCAGCGAGAACGGCTATACCCGTAGCCTCGCCGAGATCGAGCAGCTGTTCGGCGGGATGGCGATGGTGCCGCCGGGGGTCGTGCTCGCGACCGACTGGCACCCCGACGACCCGGACCACCACCACGACGACGAGGACGAGGCGAGCGCCATCCTGGCCGGCGGGGTGGGCCGGGTCGAGCGCCGTCTCACGAAGGGATCCGGCGCGTCCTGA
- a CDS encoding TetR/AcrR family transcriptional regulator, with protein MEAADGPAERGYRRSAGSPRGEARRQDLLERVTDDLAVNGLVDFSLRRAARAAGTTHKVLLYHFDGAEDLLRQAVARLRERRIGNALTAIAGDTGHPTLADRVRAVWRTLTEEEAGLRRVLDQAIGLSMYDPARYNELSREASQLYLPLLESFCPPDWPPGRKLEVAEMILATLRGFLLERLAIGDSAGVDAGFRALVRALEREDAAG; from the coding sequence ATGGAAGCTGCCGACGGCCCGGCGGAACGGGGCTACCGGCGCTCGGCAGGCTCGCCGCGTGGCGAGGCCCGGCGCCAGGACCTGCTCGAACGGGTCACCGACGACCTCGCCGTCAACGGTCTGGTCGACTTCTCGCTCCGTCGTGCCGCGCGGGCGGCCGGCACGACGCACAAGGTCCTGCTCTACCACTTCGACGGGGCCGAGGACCTGCTCCGCCAAGCCGTCGCGAGGCTCCGCGAGCGGCGGATCGGCAACGCGCTCACCGCGATCGCCGGGGACACCGGCCACCCCACGCTCGCGGACCGGGTGCGCGCCGTCTGGCGCACGCTCACCGAGGAGGAGGCAGGGCTGCGGCGGGTGCTCGACCAGGCCATCGGGCTGTCGATGTACGACCCCGCGCGTTACAACGAGCTCAGCCGCGAGGCCTCGCAGCTCTACCTGCCCCTGCTGGAGTCCTTCTGCCCGCCGGACTGGCCGCCCGGTCGCAAGCTCGAAGTCGCCGAGATGATCCTCGCGACGCTGCGCGGCTTCCTGCTCGAACGCCTGGCGATCGGCGACTCCGCCGGGGTGGACGCGGGTTTCCGGGCACTGGTCCGGGCGCTGGAGCGCGAGGACGCCGCCGGATAG
- a CDS encoding CGNR zinc finger domain-containing protein has translation MSSERPLVGGHVAVDLVNTVAWRLDPARLVDDVTDPDALVAWLRRTGLAHGKLAATERTVEEVRRLREDLYAVLFASIEQRDPPPEAAESLRAAMLAALSRARVATIVPLRWEFEPARPADLPVLLTLEVWRFLQFTDLTRLRQCADEGCGWLFLDASRNGSRRWCSSADCGNRARARRHYRRARA, from the coding sequence ATGAGTTCCGAGCGCCCACTGGTCGGCGGCCATGTCGCGGTCGACCTGGTCAACACGGTGGCCTGGCGGCTCGACCCGGCCAGGCTCGTCGACGACGTGACCGACCCCGACGCCCTCGTGGCATGGCTGCGGCGGACCGGGTTGGCGCACGGGAAGCTCGCGGCGACCGAGCGGACGGTCGAGGAGGTCCGGCGCCTCCGGGAAGACCTCTACGCCGTGCTGTTCGCCTCGATCGAGCAGCGGGACCCGCCGCCGGAAGCGGCCGAGTCGCTGCGGGCGGCGATGCTGGCGGCGCTGTCCCGGGCGCGAGTGGCGACGATCGTGCCGCTGCGCTGGGAGTTCGAGCCCGCGCGGCCGGCGGACCTGCCGGTGCTGCTGACGCTGGAGGTCTGGCGGTTCCTGCAGTTCACCGACCTGACCCGGCTGCGCCAGTGCGCCGACGAGGGCTGCGGCTGGCTGTTCCTGGACGCGAGCAGGAACGGCTCCCGGCGCTGGTGCAGCTCGGCCGACTGCGGCAACCGCGCCCGTGCGCGCCGCCACTACCGGCGGGCGCGGGCCTGA
- a CDS encoding carboxymuconolactone decarboxylase family protein, translating to MHARLDLFGNPIGAQFLKYINTAGQAVSNSALPAATQELVKLRASQINGCGMCTDMHTKDAAQAGETPVRLNLVAAWREATVFTEAERAALELAEQGTRIADAAGGVTDEAWANAANHYDEDQLAALVSLIAVINTYNRVNVIVRQPAGDYQPGQFG from the coding sequence ATGCACGCGCGCTTGGACCTCTTCGGCAACCCGATCGGAGCGCAGTTCCTCAAGTACATCAACACGGCCGGACAGGCGGTGTCGAACTCGGCACTGCCGGCCGCGACCCAGGAGCTGGTGAAGCTCCGGGCCAGCCAGATCAACGGCTGCGGTATGTGCACGGACATGCACACCAAGGACGCGGCGCAGGCCGGGGAGACCCCGGTGCGCCTCAACCTCGTCGCGGCCTGGCGCGAGGCCACGGTCTTCACCGAGGCCGAGCGCGCGGCACTGGAGCTGGCGGAGCAGGGCACGCGGATCGCGGACGCGGCCGGCGGGGTCACGGACGAGGCGTGGGCGAACGCGGCCAACCACTACGACGAGGACCAGCTCGCCGCCCTGGTGTCCCTGATCGCCGTGATCAACACCTACAACCGGGTGAACGTGATCGTCCGGCAGCCCGCCGGCGACTACCAGCCCGGCCAGTTCGGCTAG
- a CDS encoding PLP-dependent cysteine synthase family protein, with amino-acid sequence MDTYDSVLDAIGSTPLIRLTRIAPPGGAPVYAKAEFFNPGGSVKDRAALSMVRAARDAGTLVPGGRIVEGTSGNTGIGLAVVAAQLGHPLTVVVPDKTSGEKIAALKAYGADVLVTAGGVPSDHPEHVRQLARRIADETGGWLADQYDNPANPAAHREYTGPELWAQTGGRLTHFVAGVGTGGTISGTGGYLKQVSDGRVRVIGADPEYSVYGGGDGSPYFVEAIGHYVHPETREDQWPLSYHREVVDEFERIGDRESILAARRLAREEGLLAGGSAGTALAAALRVAARLGPDDLVVVLLPDTGRGYLSKYFDDDWLRRNGFLEEPEGATVGAAIGRAAPPLPALPATATVAQARALVSDAPLPVFLPRPKPAGPPAAAEVLGTLRVEPTWDPADPVSSHLLAPLPTVGIGEDAGEALARVGSGEWAWVLLDGRITAAVHRDQLKA; translated from the coding sequence GTGGACACCTACGACTCCGTTCTCGACGCCATCGGAAGCACGCCCCTGATCCGGCTGACGCGGATCGCCCCACCGGGTGGCGCGCCGGTCTACGCCAAGGCGGAGTTCTTCAACCCGGGCGGCAGCGTGAAGGACCGGGCGGCGCTGTCGATGGTGCGGGCGGCCCGCGACGCCGGCACCCTCGTGCCCGGCGGGCGCATCGTCGAGGGCACCTCGGGCAACACCGGCATCGGCCTCGCGGTCGTCGCCGCGCAGCTCGGGCATCCGCTGACCGTCGTGGTCCCGGACAAGACCAGCGGCGAGAAGATCGCGGCGCTGAAGGCCTATGGCGCCGACGTCCTGGTGACCGCCGGCGGGGTGCCGTCGGACCATCCCGAGCACGTGCGGCAGCTGGCCCGCCGGATCGCGGACGAGACCGGCGGATGGCTCGCCGACCAGTACGACAACCCGGCCAACCCCGCCGCGCACCGGGAGTACACCGGGCCGGAGCTGTGGGCGCAGACCGGGGGCCGCCTCACGCATTTCGTCGCCGGGGTGGGCACCGGGGGCACGATCAGCGGGACCGGGGGCTACCTCAAGCAGGTCAGCGACGGGCGGGTCCGGGTGATCGGCGCGGACCCCGAGTACTCGGTCTACGGCGGTGGCGACGGCAGCCCGTACTTCGTAGAGGCGATCGGGCACTACGTCCACCCCGAAACCCGGGAGGACCAGTGGCCGCTGTCGTACCACCGGGAGGTCGTGGACGAGTTCGAGCGCATCGGGGACCGCGAGTCCATCCTCGCCGCCCGCCGCCTCGCCCGCGAGGAAGGGCTGCTGGCCGGCGGTTCGGCCGGGACCGCGCTCGCCGCGGCCCTGCGGGTCGCCGCCCGGCTGGGCCCGGACGACCTCGTGGTGGTGCTGCTGCCGGACACCGGGCGCGGCTACCTCAGCAAGTACTTCGACGATGACTGGTTGCGCCGCAACGGTTTCCTCGAGGAGCCCGAGGGCGCGACGGTCGGGGCGGCGATCGGCCGCGCCGCGCCGCCGCTACCGGCGCTGCCCGCGACGGCGACCGTCGCACAGGCGCGAGCGCTCGTCTCGGACGCGCCGCTGCCGGTGTTCCTCCCCCGGCCGAAGCCCGCGGGACCGCCCGCGGCGGCCGAGGTGCTCGGCACCCTGCGGGTGGAGCCCACGTGGGACCCGGCGGACCCGGTGTCGTCGCACCTGCTCGCCCCGCTGCCGACGGTGGGCATCGGCGAGGACGCGGGGGAAGCGCTGGCCCGCGTCGGTTCCGGCGAATGGGCCTGGGTGCTGCTCGACGGCCGCATCACCGCCGCGGTGCACCGCGACCAGCTCAAGGCCTGA
- a CDS encoding DMT family transporter translates to MRNHPVWGMTTAALSVSASAVLIGLSAVSPGTASFWRCVIALPPLLLVALRERRTAGAPARRATLYALLAGVFFAGDMLLWTQAIFEVGAGLSTVLVNLQVVLVPVLAWAVDRERMTRRFLACVPVMLLGVVLTAGLVGHAPSGPDPTWGTVHALLAAVCYSGFLFLLRRGGQGGPPVQPYLLVMASAAVVSLAVGVCWHGVDLAPGAASFGWLAAAAICAQVVGWLLVAVCSPELPSQLGAVLLLLTPIGSVLLGALVLGERPSPPQLAGCVLILAGAFALARRGNPRPAAKRGAALAAREDHLAG, encoded by the coding sequence GTGCGGAACCATCCGGTGTGGGGGATGACGACGGCGGCGTTGAGCGTGTCGGCGTCGGCGGTGCTCATCGGCCTGTCGGCCGTCTCGCCCGGCACGGCGTCGTTCTGGCGCTGCGTCATCGCGCTTCCGCCACTGCTGCTCGTGGCGCTGCGCGAACGCCGCACGGCCGGTGCGCCTGCCCGCCGCGCGACGCTGTACGCCCTGCTCGCCGGCGTGTTCTTCGCCGGGGACATGCTGTTGTGGACGCAGGCGATCTTCGAGGTGGGCGCGGGCCTGTCGACCGTGCTGGTGAACCTGCAGGTCGTGCTGGTACCGGTGCTGGCGTGGGCGGTCGACCGGGAGCGGATGACCCGGCGGTTCCTCGCCTGCGTGCCGGTGATGCTGCTGGGCGTGGTGCTCACGGCCGGACTGGTCGGGCACGCCCCCTCGGGCCCCGACCCCACGTGGGGGACGGTGCACGCCCTGCTGGCCGCGGTGTGCTACTCGGGCTTCCTGTTCCTCCTGCGCCGCGGCGGGCAGGGCGGGCCGCCGGTCCAGCCCTACCTGCTCGTGATGGCGTCGGCGGCCGTGGTGTCGCTCGCCGTCGGCGTCTGCTGGCACGGTGTCGACCTCGCCCCGGGCGCCGCGTCGTTCGGCTGGCTCGCCGCCGCGGCGATCTGCGCGCAGGTGGTGGGCTGGCTGCTGGTCGCGGTGTGCTCGCCGGAGCTGCCGAGCCAGCTCGGCGCGGTCCTCCTGCTGCTGACCCCGATCGGGTCGGTGCTGCTCGGCGCGCTCGTGCTCGGCGAGCGCCCGTCGCCGCCGCAGCTGGCGGGCTGTGTGCTCATCCTCGCCGGTGCGTTCGCCTTGGCGCGGCGCGGAAATCCCCGCCCGGCCGCGAAACGGGGAGCTGCTCTCGCGGCCAGGGAGGATCACCTCGCCGGTTGA
- a CDS encoding TIGR03560 family F420-dependent LLM class oxidoreductase, translating into MKLSLYLPTGTTHEFARVADPVAAFETVRELAVAADESGFHGLYAPDHFIPFGPGADPVFEVWTTLAALATQTRRIRLGQLVTGNGYRNPALQAKMASTLDVISGGRLTFGIGAGWYGDEYTAFGYEFPSGPERLRQLGEAVRLIRALWTEPVTTFDGKYYQVREVVNQPAGVQRPHIPLMIAGGGEQVTLKLVARYGDLCNVQEPPDEVARKYAILARHCEAVGRDFTEITKTSTGYCIMADTDEEALAAVPPWAPMVFPGDLAEYGLIGTAGTIRKRLAAFEDAGVDELIVGFHDALEPATVRRFAAEFIG; encoded by the coding sequence ATGAAGCTCAGCCTGTACCTCCCGACGGGGACCACCCACGAGTTCGCCCGGGTCGCGGACCCGGTCGCGGCGTTCGAGACCGTGCGGGAGCTCGCGGTGGCGGCCGACGAGAGCGGTTTCCACGGCCTGTACGCCCCCGACCACTTCATCCCCTTCGGCCCCGGCGCCGACCCGGTGTTCGAGGTGTGGACGACACTGGCGGCCCTCGCCACGCAGACCCGGCGGATCCGCCTCGGACAGCTGGTCACCGGCAACGGCTACCGCAACCCCGCGCTGCAGGCGAAGATGGCCTCGACGCTCGACGTCATCTCGGGCGGCCGGCTCACCTTCGGCATCGGCGCGGGCTGGTACGGCGACGAGTACACCGCTTTCGGCTACGAGTTCCCCAGCGGGCCCGAACGGCTCCGGCAGCTCGGCGAGGCCGTGCGGCTCATCCGTGCACTGTGGACGGAGCCGGTCACCACCTTCGACGGGAAGTACTACCAGGTGCGGGAGGTCGTCAACCAGCCGGCCGGGGTGCAGCGCCCGCACATCCCGCTGATGATCGCCGGCGGTGGCGAGCAGGTGACCCTCAAGCTCGTCGCCCGCTACGGCGACCTGTGCAACGTGCAGGAGCCGCCGGACGAGGTCGCCCGCAAGTACGCGATCCTCGCCCGGCACTGCGAAGCCGTGGGCCGGGACTTCACCGAGATCACCAAGACCTCGACCGGCTACTGCATCATGGCCGACACCGACGAGGAGGCACTGGCCGCCGTCCCGCCGTGGGCGCCCATGGTGTTTCCGGGCGATCTCGCCGAGTACGGCCTGATCGGCACCGCCGGCACGATCCGCAAACGGCTCGCGGCCTTCGAGGACGCCGGGGTCGACGAGCTGATCGTCGGCTTCCACGACGCCCTCGAGCCCGCGACCGTCCGCCGGTTCGCGGCGGAGTTCATCGGGTAG
- a CDS encoding zinc-binding dehydrogenase, translated as MHQIEVAAFGGPEVLRVRHVPGPEPGPGQVAIDVAAAGVLGADLVLRGRRGAAEPPYVPGTGVAGRVSALGESVPAAWLGRRVLAEPVGGGYAERVLAAESGLIAIPDAVHEQEAMALLHDGSTALALLDAAEVRSGESVLVLPAAGALGSLLVQLAHAAGARVVGAARGRTKLELAEALGADVVVDYSEPGWAEKAGYADVVFDGVGGEIGRAAFERAKSRFAGYGCAGGNRADIPPGEGRGVTVLGIDRLSGLAPDRVARILREAALGRVVPLIGQTYPLVRAAEAHAAIESRRAIGKTLLLT; from the coding sequence ATGCACCAGATCGAAGTCGCCGCCTTCGGCGGGCCCGAGGTTCTGCGAGTCAGGCATGTCCCCGGGCCGGAACCGGGGCCGGGCCAGGTCGCGATCGACGTCGCGGCGGCCGGCGTCCTCGGGGCCGACCTCGTGCTCCGAGGACGCCGCGGCGCGGCCGAGCCTCCGTACGTGCCGGGCACCGGCGTGGCAGGCCGGGTGAGCGCGCTCGGCGAGAGCGTGCCGGCCGCGTGGCTCGGCAGGCGGGTGCTGGCCGAGCCGGTCGGCGGCGGCTACGCCGAACGGGTCCTCGCCGCGGAGTCCGGGCTGATCGCCATTCCCGACGCGGTGCACGAGCAGGAGGCGATGGCCCTGCTGCACGACGGCAGCACCGCGCTGGCGCTGCTCGACGCCGCCGAGGTCCGAAGTGGAGAGTCGGTGCTCGTGCTGCCTGCCGCGGGCGCGCTCGGGAGCCTGCTCGTGCAGCTGGCGCACGCCGCCGGGGCACGCGTGGTCGGCGCGGCCCGCGGCCGGACGAAACTAGAACTGGCCGAGGCCCTCGGCGCCGACGTCGTCGTCGACTACAGCGAGCCGGGCTGGGCCGAGAAGGCCGGGTACGCGGACGTCGTCTTCGACGGCGTCGGAGGCGAGATCGGCCGGGCCGCGTTCGAGCGCGCGAAGAGCCGGTTCGCCGGCTACGGCTGCGCGGGCGGCAACCGGGCGGACATCCCGCCCGGCGAGGGGCGCGGGGTCACGGTGCTCGGGATCGACCGGCTGAGCGGGCTCGCCCCGGACCGCGTGGCGCGGATCCTGCGTGAAGCCGCGCTGGGCCGGGTCGTCCCCCTCATCGGGCAGACCTATCCCCTGGTGCGCGCCGCCGAGGCGCACGCGGCGATCGAGTCGCGGCGGGCGATCGGGAAGACGCTTTTGCTGACCTGA
- a CDS encoding DUF5753 domain-containing protein — MTVAASSASTPMGRKLQLAALLRRLREQAQLTQRDAGAAVWPQSSPGSVQNKVARLESGDTGIALADLHRLLGVYGVTDGAVTDLAFFLQAAPSQRGRWSGYRAVYDDAARRYIDLEEDARLIRFVATEQVPGLLQSPSYLRAEFGTAVSPALRARQGRQQAVLFRENPADFYAVLSESCVRRVQGDHAVMREQIEHLLALSRQPHITIQIVPFASRPTPIAATGMLERFALLRLAAPGVLGELPEYLDYAFNRTGTELNWSDNVRRYEILWSQATGAALTPSETRSFLTTALRDFH; from the coding sequence GTGACTGTTGCCGCATCGTCGGCGAGCACGCCGATGGGCCGCAAACTGCAACTTGCGGCACTACTTCGTCGCCTTCGCGAGCAGGCGCAGTTGACGCAGCGTGACGCCGGCGCTGCGGTCTGGCCGCAGTCGAGCCCGGGCAGCGTGCAGAACAAGGTCGCCCGGCTCGAAAGCGGAGACACCGGGATCGCGCTGGCGGACCTGCACCGGCTGCTCGGGGTGTACGGGGTGACCGACGGGGCGGTCACCGACCTCGCGTTCTTCCTGCAGGCGGCGCCGTCGCAACGCGGCCGGTGGAGCGGCTACCGCGCGGTCTACGACGACGCGGCCCGCCGGTACATCGACCTCGAGGAGGACGCGCGGCTGATCCGCTTCGTCGCCACCGAGCAGGTGCCGGGCCTCCTGCAGAGCCCCTCGTACCTGCGCGCCGAGTTCGGGACGGCGGTCTCGCCGGCACTGCGGGCCCGGCAGGGCCGCCAGCAGGCCGTGCTGTTCCGGGAGAACCCGGCCGACTTCTACGCGGTGCTCAGCGAGTCCTGCGTCCGCCGCGTACAGGGCGACCACGCCGTGATGCGGGAGCAGATCGAGCACCTGCTCGCGCTGTCGCGGCAGCCGCACATCACCATCCAGATCGTGCCGTTCGCCTCCCGCCCGACGCCGATCGCCGCGACCGGGATGCTCGAACGGTTCGCGCTGCTGCGCCTGGCCGCGCCCGGGGTGCTCGGCGAGCTGCCGGAGTACCTGGACTACGCGTTCAACCGAACCGGTACGGAGCTGAACTGGAGCGACAACGTGCGGCGGTACGAAATACTCTGGAGCCAGGCCACCGGCGCGGCGCTGACCCCCAGCGAAACCCGGTCCTTCCTCACCACGGCATTGCGCGATTTCCACTGA
- a CDS encoding TetR/AcrR family transcriptional regulator: MAVTTNTTRPGGRSARVRAAVHRAVEELLAENPAEAVTLPLIATRAGVHPTTVYRRWGSLADLLNDVATSRFSGDIVVPDTGDLREDLERWAIAVATDLADPDVLALMRATLGACPEGGSACVTDRHAQLEAMLERERARGGAAPGVEAAADALLGPLYYRAVFTGQVVEPDWVRGLVRALLT, translated from the coding sequence ATGGCCGTCACCACGAACACCACCAGGCCGGGCGGACGGTCGGCACGGGTGCGCGCGGCCGTGCACCGCGCCGTCGAGGAGCTGCTGGCCGAGAACCCGGCGGAAGCGGTCACCCTGCCGCTCATCGCGACCCGCGCCGGCGTGCACCCGACCACGGTCTACCGCCGCTGGGGCTCCCTCGCGGACCTGCTGAACGACGTCGCGACGAGCCGGTTCAGCGGGGACATAGTGGTGCCCGACACCGGCGACCTGCGCGAGGACCTGGAGCGCTGGGCGATCGCCGTGGCCACCGACCTGGCCGACCCGGACGTGCTCGCGCTGATGCGCGCGACGCTCGGCGCCTGCCCCGAAGGCGGCAGCGCGTGCGTCACCGACCGGCACGCCCAGCTCGAGGCGATGCTCGAACGCGAGCGGGCACGTGGCGGCGCGGCGCCGGGCGTCGAGGCGGCCGCCGACGCGCTGCTCGGGCCGCTGTACTACCGCGCCGTGTTCACCGGCCAGGTGGTCGAACCGGATTGGGTGCGCGGGCTGGTGCGTGCGCTGCTGACTTGA
- a CDS encoding alpha/beta hydrolase, translated as MRRKVRFTSGGDECVGWHYPGTNGGCVVMAGGFAVTKEPGTDLFAHRFHEAGFSVLAFDYRRIGESGGSPRQVLPLKDQLADWQAAVAVAATLPEVDPARLAVWGFSASGGHIFRVAAENPRLAAAIAQTPNADGVAAARNAARYQKPSAMLRFVGRAILDVLGGLAGREPRLVPLAAEPGTVAMLTTPDALDGERALNPGGKYPQWRQEVAARSALCLGFYRPGRHAARVRSPLLVLVCEEDRTALVQPSVDAANRAPRAELVRLPGGHYEPFLGGHERALDAELSFLRRHVLAAAPATR; from the coding sequence ATGCGGCGGAAAGTTCGGTTCACCAGCGGCGGCGACGAATGCGTCGGATGGCACTACCCGGGCACCAACGGCGGTTGCGTCGTGATGGCAGGCGGGTTCGCGGTGACGAAGGAGCCGGGCACGGACCTGTTCGCGCACCGGTTCCACGAGGCGGGGTTCAGCGTCCTGGCCTTCGACTACCGGCGGATCGGTGAGAGCGGCGGCAGCCCGCGCCAGGTCCTGCCGCTGAAGGACCAGCTCGCCGACTGGCAGGCCGCGGTCGCGGTCGCCGCGACCCTGCCCGAGGTCGACCCGGCACGCCTCGCCGTCTGGGGCTTCTCCGCCAGCGGTGGGCACATCTTCCGGGTGGCGGCGGAAAACCCGCGGCTCGCCGCGGCGATCGCGCAGACCCCGAACGCCGACGGGGTGGCCGCGGCGCGCAACGCGGCCCGGTACCAGAAACCTTCCGCGATGCTGCGGTTCGTCGGGCGCGCGATCCTCGACGTACTCGGCGGTCTCGCCGGCCGGGAGCCGCGGCTGGTGCCGCTCGCGGCCGAGCCGGGGACGGTCGCGATGCTCACCACGCCGGACGCCCTCGACGGCGAGCGCGCGCTCAACCCGGGCGGCAAGTACCCGCAGTGGCGCCAGGAGGTTGCGGCCCGCTCCGCGCTGTGCCTCGGCTTCTACCGGCCCGGCCGGCACGCCGCCCGCGTGCGCAGCCCGCTGCTCGTCCTCGTGTGCGAGGAGGACCGGACAGCCCTGGTCCAGCCGTCGGTCGATGCGGCGAACCGGGCTCCACGGGCTGAGCTGGTCCGGCTGCCCGGCGGGCACTACGAGCCGTTCCTCGGCGGGCACGAGCGGGCGCTCGACGCCGAGTTGTCCTTCCTGCGGCGGCACGTGCTCGCCGCCGCGCCCGCTACCCGATGA
- a CDS encoding MFS transporter, giving the protein MSESPVAVLPAPAALPRRLPHAVTFVAIAAIFVLFMAASSAPSPLYVVYQQNWDFSATTLTAVFAVYVLGLIVSLLVLGALSDHVGRRPVLASAIALEAVALVLFLVAGDVSVLFLARLVQGVATGAAMTTMAATLVDLNPPHRPARAGVVNGIAPTSGLALGALGCGALIQFAPSPTHLVFALLLGAMVLAVAIVAAMPETSARRPGGLRSLLPRLGVPARLRTEFFALVPILIASWSLGGLYLSLGPSVAAGLFGLTNHLIGGLVVTLLCGTGAMTTFLLRNRPVQKILRAGAALLATGLAVTLAGISGGSVALGIVGTLVAGTGFGASALAGFGTVVRISAPAERGELFAVAYVISYVAFSLPAVAAGLATTAFGLRSTALVYATALMLIAAAALVVEQVRTRRIPS; this is encoded by the coding sequence TTGTCCGAGTCACCCGTCGCCGTGCTGCCGGCGCCTGCCGCACTGCCGAGACGCCTGCCGCACGCCGTCACGTTCGTGGCGATCGCGGCGATCTTCGTGCTGTTCATGGCGGCCTCGAGCGCGCCGTCTCCGCTTTACGTCGTCTACCAGCAGAACTGGGATTTCTCCGCCACCACGCTCACCGCTGTGTTCGCGGTGTACGTGCTCGGGCTGATCGTTTCGCTGCTCGTGCTGGGCGCACTGTCCGACCACGTCGGCCGACGGCCGGTGCTGGCCTCCGCGATCGCCCTGGAGGCGGTGGCGCTCGTGTTGTTCCTCGTCGCCGGGGACGTGTCGGTGCTGTTCCTCGCGCGGCTGGTGCAGGGTGTCGCGACCGGCGCCGCGATGACGACCATGGCCGCGACGCTCGTCGACCTCAACCCACCGCACCGGCCGGCACGCGCCGGCGTCGTCAACGGCATCGCGCCGACCAGCGGGCTGGCGCTCGGTGCGCTGGGGTGTGGCGCGCTGATCCAGTTCGCGCCTTCGCCGACGCATCTGGTGTTCGCGCTGCTGCTGGGTGCGATGGTGCTCGCCGTGGCGATCGTCGCCGCGATGCCCGAGACTTCGGCGCGGCGTCCCGGTGGGCTGCGGTCGCTGTTGCCGCGGCTCGGCGTGCCGGCCCGGCTGCGCACCGAGTTCTTCGCGCTCGTCCCGATCCTGATCGCGAGCTGGTCCCTCGGCGGGCTGTACCTCTCGCTCGGGCCGTCGGTGGCGGCGGGGCTGTTCGGCCTGACCAACCACCTGATCGGCGGACTCGTCGTGACACTGCTGTGCGGGACCGGCGCGATGACGACGTTCCTGCTGCGGAACCGCCCGGTGCAGAAGATCCTGCGTGCCGGGGCTGCGCTGCTGGCGACGGGGCTCGCGGTCACCCTGGCCGGCATCTCCGGTGGTTCGGTCGCGCTCGGCATCGTGGGCACGCTGGTGGCGGGAACGGGCTTCGGGGCTTCGGCGCTCGCCGGCTTCGGGACCGTGGTGCGGATCTCGGCGCCCGCGGAGCGGGGCGAGCTGTTCGCGGTGGCGTACGTGATCTCGTACGTGGCGTTCAGCCTGCCCGCCGTGGCGGCGGGCCTGGCGACCACGGCCTTCGGCCTCCGCTCCACGGCGCTCGTCTACGCGACGGCGCTGATGCTGATCGCCGCGGCGGCCCTCGTGGTCGAACAGGTCAGGACGCGCCGGATCCCTTCGTGA